A region of Haloplanus sp. XH21 DNA encodes the following proteins:
- a CDS encoding PHP domain-containing protein — translation MDVVADLHVHTTASDGQLSLSTLPGAARRGGVDVVAVTDHDRLHPGLDAPVTTREGVTVIRGIELRVETPTQRVDLLGYGVRETEALRTELNHIQTDRVRRARRMTERVEARLDVDLAVAFEDGVGRPHIARAIAESDADCGYQEAFDRLIGNDGPCYVPRDVPPAERGVRLLRAACAVVSLAHPFRYDETDAALELAADLDAVERYYPYDREVDETRLDRVIDRHDLLATGGSDAHDERLGVAGLSADAYARFASRLPDAQG, via the coding sequence ATGGACGTGGTCGCCGACCTGCACGTACACACGACGGCGTCGGACGGTCAGTTGTCGCTGTCCACGCTGCCGGGGGCGGCCCGGCGCGGCGGCGTCGACGTCGTCGCCGTGACGGACCACGACCGACTCCATCCGGGACTGGATGCGCCCGTGACGACCCGCGAGGGAGTGACCGTGATCCGCGGGATCGAACTCCGGGTCGAGACGCCGACCCAGCGAGTCGACCTCCTCGGCTACGGCGTCCGGGAGACGGAGGCGCTCCGGACGGAACTGAACCACATCCAGACCGACCGCGTGCGGCGCGCGCGGCGCATGACCGAACGGGTGGAAGCGCGGCTCGATGTCGACCTCGCGGTGGCGTTCGAGGACGGCGTCGGCCGACCGCATATCGCCCGAGCGATCGCGGAGAGCGACGCCGACTGCGGTTACCAGGAGGCGTTCGACCGCCTCATCGGGAACGACGGGCCGTGTTACGTTCCACGCGACGTGCCGCCCGCCGAACGGGGAGTGCGGCTTCTCAGGGCGGCGTGTGCCGTAGTGAGTCTCGCGCACCCGTTCCGCTACGACGAGACGGACGCCGCGCTCGAACTCGCGGCCGATCTCGACGCCGTCGAGCGGTACTACCCGTACGATCGGGAGGTCGACGAGACGCGTCTGGACCGGGTGATCGACCGGCACGACCTGCTGGCGACGGGAGGGAGCGACGCCCACGACGAACGGCTCGGCGTCGCCGGCCTGTCGGCGGACGCGTACGCCCGGTTCGCGTCGCGTCTGCCGGATGCGCAGGGTTAA
- a CDS encoding DUF6757 family protein, with protein sequence MNCHYCEREAAYAAEKEGVRVGLCEDHFRERLEELAESDDLAALRERIDIDRTE encoded by the coding sequence ATGAACTGCCATTACTGCGAACGCGAGGCCGCCTACGCGGCGGAGAAGGAAGGCGTTCGCGTCGGCCTCTGCGAGGACCACTTCCGCGAGCGACTGGAGGAGCTCGCGGAGTCCGACGATCTCGCTGCCCTCCGCGAGAGGATCGACATCGACCGCACGGAGTAG
- a CDS encoding DedA family protein, whose product MLSPLQIVQLPDTLRELLTADYGLLVLLGVFVLEGAMLLYIVPSELVVPGALALLGGSATDAIVVIAVAVAGATVGQFALFTLAKRAGRERLLQARWFRVSDDALARFEGWFDRWGPVVVPVSNTLLFTRGMVTVPAGLAGMDDRRFVILSALGTLSFEVILAGLYLWFDTVL is encoded by the coding sequence GTGCTCTCGCCGCTGCAGATCGTCCAGTTGCCGGACACCCTCCGCGAGTTGCTCACGGCCGACTACGGGCTGCTCGTCCTCCTCGGCGTGTTCGTCCTCGAGGGCGCGATGTTGCTGTACATCGTCCCGAGCGAACTCGTCGTCCCGGGGGCGCTTGCCCTCCTCGGCGGCTCGGCCACGGACGCCATCGTCGTCATCGCCGTCGCCGTCGCCGGCGCCACCGTCGGGCAGTTCGCGCTGTTCACGCTGGCCAAGCGCGCGGGGCGCGAGCGCCTGTTGCAGGCGCGGTGGTTCCGCGTCAGCGACGACGCCCTCGCCCGCTTCGAGGGCTGGTTCGATCGGTGGGGACCGGTCGTCGTCCCCGTGAGCAACACGCTCCTGTTCACGCGCGGGATGGTGACGGTGCCGGCCGGTCTCGCGGGGATGGACGACCGGCGATTCGTGATCCTGTCGGCGCTCGGGACGCTCTCCTTCGAAGTCATTCTCGCCGGACTGTATCTCTGGTTCGACACCGTGCTGTAG
- the hemB gene encoding porphobilinogen synthase, producing MNQPDRPRRLRRDGVRSLVSETDLDAADLVAPVFVDATTDERVPIESMPGHERVPVDQAVDRVEEVLATGVEAIILFGIPESKDAEGSRAWATDGVVQRATRAITDETDATVITDVCLCEYTDHGHCGVLEPDARTEPTLTVDNDATLDLLARTAVSHAEAGAEMVAPSSMTDGMVGAVRQGLDDAGFTDVAIMSYAAKYESAFYGPFRDAADGAPAFGDRRHYQMDPANGREALREVRLDVEQGADVLMVKPGLPYLDVVSTIRREFDRPVAAYNVSGEYAMLHAAAEKGWLDLEAVAQESLLSLKRAGADLIVTYFAEDVAPHC from the coding sequence ATGAATCAGCCCGACCGACCGCGGCGACTCCGCCGGGACGGCGTGCGGTCGCTGGTCAGCGAGACCGACCTCGACGCGGCCGACCTCGTCGCGCCGGTGTTCGTCGACGCGACGACCGACGAACGGGTCCCCATCGAGTCGATGCCGGGACACGAACGCGTGCCCGTCGATCAGGCGGTCGACCGCGTCGAGGAGGTGCTGGCGACGGGCGTCGAGGCGATCATCCTCTTCGGCATCCCCGAATCGAAGGACGCCGAGGGCTCCCGCGCCTGGGCGACCGACGGCGTCGTGCAGCGGGCGACGCGCGCCATCACCGACGAGACCGACGCGACGGTCATCACGGACGTCTGTCTCTGTGAGTACACCGATCACGGGCACTGCGGCGTGTTGGAACCGGACGCCCGAACGGAGCCGACCCTGACCGTCGACAACGACGCGACCCTGGATCTGCTCGCGCGGACGGCCGTCTCCCATGCGGAGGCGGGCGCGGAGATGGTCGCCCCCTCCAGCATGACCGACGGGATGGTGGGCGCGGTCCGGCAGGGGCTCGACGACGCGGGCTTCACCGACGTCGCGATCATGTCCTACGCCGCGAAATACGAGAGCGCCTTCTACGGCCCCTTCCGCGACGCCGCCGACGGCGCGCCCGCCTTCGGCGACCGACGACACTACCAGATGGACCCCGCGAACGGCCGGGAGGCGCTCCGGGAAGTCCGGCTCGATGTCGAACAGGGCGCCGACGTGTTGATGGTCAAACCCGGCCTCCCCTATCTCGACGTGGTGAGTACGATCCGCCGGGAGTTCGACCGGCCCGTCGCGGCCTACAACGTCAGCGGCGAGTACGCGATGCTCCACGCCGCCGCGGAGAAGGGGTGGCTCGACCTCGAAGCGGTGGCGCAGGAGTCGCTCCTCTCGCTCAAGCGCGCCGGCGCCGATCTCATCGTGACGTACTTCGCCGAGGACGTCGCTCCGCACTGCTGA
- a CDS encoding ammonium transporter → MVAPLQVDPSALASGVNNAWILTVSFLIFFMHAGFAMLEAGQVRSKNVANQLTKNMLTWSVGVIVYFLIGAGISTMVGGGADPFSYIMGDAAGWVGWLYGAVFAMTAATIVSGAVAGRAKLRAYVTYTILLSAVIYPVVTGLTWAGGFLTTIGPGFQDFAGGMIVHGMGGIAGLTAAWVLGPRMDRYEEDGSVNIIPGHSLTFAVLGTLILCFGWYGFNVGTSAIFSDGGLLGDQLGRVALTTTLGMAAGAIGAGTAALAKTGKVDTLYVANGMLAGLVGITSNTNAITWIGALVIGGLAGAQLPVVFEFVEKRLKIDDVCAVFPVHGSAGVLGAVLFPLFAIPGYSVSFVGQIVGVAVIAAWTIAATAIVFGVLKAIGQARVSPEHEREGLDVAEHGVNTYPEFGEPDVVADGGEDQIIRTDGGTDDRDIKMVVAMLRPEKLGDVKQAIAEVGAPSITVTNVSGRGSQPAKKGQWRGEEYTVDLHQKVKVECVVADVPARDVAEAIRKSANTGEPGDGKIFIMPVDNAVQVRTGKEGPDAV, encoded by the coding sequence ATGGTAGCGCCGCTGCAGGTCGACCCCTCGGCGCTCGCCTCCGGGGTCAACAACGCGTGGATCCTGACGGTCAGCTTCCTGATCTTCTTCATGCACGCCGGCTTCGCCATGCTCGAGGCGGGGCAGGTGCGCTCGAAGAACGTGGCGAACCAGCTCACGAAGAACATGCTGACCTGGAGCGTGGGCGTCATCGTCTACTTCCTGATCGGCGCTGGGATTTCGACGATGGTCGGCGGCGGTGCCGATCCGTTCAGCTACATCATGGGCGACGCCGCCGGCTGGGTCGGCTGGCTCTACGGCGCCGTCTTCGCCATGACGGCGGCGACCATCGTGAGTGGGGCCGTCGCCGGCCGCGCGAAACTCCGCGCGTACGTTACGTACACCATCCTGCTCTCGGCGGTCATCTACCCGGTCGTCACCGGCCTCACCTGGGCCGGTGGCTTCCTGACGACCATCGGACCGGGCTTCCAGGACTTCGCCGGCGGCATGATCGTCCACGGCATGGGCGGCATCGCCGGCCTCACGGCCGCGTGGGTCCTCGGACCCCGGATGGACCGCTACGAGGAGGACGGCAGCGTGAACATCATCCCCGGGCACTCGCTCACCTTCGCGGTGCTCGGAACGCTCATCCTCTGTTTCGGCTGGTACGGCTTCAACGTGGGCACGTCGGCCATCTTCAGTGACGGCGGCCTGCTCGGTGACCAGCTGGGCCGTGTCGCGCTCACCACGACGCTCGGCATGGCCGCGGGTGCCATCGGCGCCGGAACGGCGGCGCTGGCCAAGACCGGCAAGGTCGACACGCTGTACGTCGCCAACGGCATGCTCGCCGGCCTGGTCGGCATCACGAGCAACACGAACGCGATCACGTGGATCGGCGCGCTCGTCATCGGCGGCCTCGCCGGTGCACAGCTGCCGGTCGTCTTCGAATTCGTCGAGAAACGGCTCAAGATCGACGACGTCTGTGCGGTGTTCCCGGTCCACGGGAGCGCGGGCGTCCTCGGCGCGGTGCTGTTCCCGCTGTTCGCGATCCCCGGCTACTCGGTGAGCTTCGTCGGCCAGATCGTCGGCGTCGCGGTGATCGCCGCGTGGACCATCGCCGCGACGGCCATCGTCTTCGGCGTCCTCAAGGCGATCGGTCAGGCACGCGTCTCGCCCGAACACGAGCGTGAGGGCCTCGACGTGGCCGAACACGGCGTCAACACCTACCCCGAATTCGGCGAACCCGACGTCGTCGCCGACGGCGGCGAAGACCAGATCATCCGCACCGACGGCGGCACCGACGACCGCGACATCAAGATGGTCGTCGCGATGCTCCGTCCGGAGAAACTCGGCGACGTAAAACAGGCCATCGCCGAAGTCGGCGCCCCCTCGATCACGGTGACGAACGTCTCCGGTCGCGGTTCACAGCCCGCGAAGAAGGGACAGTGGCGCGGCGAGGAGTACACCGTCGACCTGCACCAGAAGGTGAAAGTCGAATGCGTGGTCGCCGATGTGCCTGCCCGCGACGTGGCGGAGGCGATCCGTAAAAGCGCCAATACGGGCGAACCAGGCGACGGCAAGATCTTCATCATGCCCGTCGACAACGCCGTTCAGGTCCGGACCGGCAAGGAGGGGCCCGACGCGGTCTGA
- the hemL gene encoding glutamate-1-semialdehyde 2,1-aminomutase: MNHDESRALYDRALSVLAGGVNSSVRASMPYPFFAERGDGAHLIDADGNRYIDYVMGYGPLLYGHDLPDSVEAAIQSHASAGPMYGAPTEVEVDLAEFVARHVPSVEMLRFVNSGTEATVSAVRLARAYTGRDKIVVMQGGYHGAQESTLVEGGPESAQPSSPGIPDSFADHTIPVPFNDTETVEDVFEAHGDEIAAVLTEPILGNMGVVMPVDGYHETLRDLCDEHGSLLIFDEVITGFRVGGLGCAQSEFGITPDLTTLGKIVGGGFPVGAVGGRAEIVEQFTPGGDVFQSGTFSGHPVTMAAGLETLRYAAENDVYDHVNELGERLRAGITDILEERAPEYTVVGTGSIFKTIFTRDGTGGDGRCEAGCRQREDCPQYDACPKTGADVAAAETNRWERVFWQEMKDQGVFLTANQFEAQFVSYAHTEDDIQRTLDAYQDAL, from the coding sequence ATGAACCACGACGAATCACGGGCCCTGTACGACCGTGCGCTGTCGGTGCTCGCCGGCGGCGTCAACTCGTCGGTGCGCGCGTCGATGCCGTACCCGTTCTTCGCCGAACGCGGCGACGGTGCGCACCTCATCGACGCCGACGGCAACCGCTACATCGACTACGTGATGGGCTACGGCCCGCTGCTGTACGGTCACGACCTCCCCGATTCGGTGGAGGCGGCCATCCAGTCACACGCGAGCGCCGGGCCGATGTACGGCGCGCCGACGGAAGTCGAAGTCGACCTCGCGGAGTTCGTGGCGCGACACGTCCCCTCCGTCGAGATGCTCCGCTTCGTCAACTCGGGGACCGAGGCAACCGTCTCCGCGGTCCGGCTCGCGCGCGCCTACACTGGCCGTGACAAGATCGTCGTGATGCAGGGCGGCTACCACGGCGCCCAGGAGTCGACGCTCGTCGAGGGCGGTCCCGAGAGCGCCCAGCCCTCCTCGCCCGGCATCCCCGACTCCTTCGCCGACCACACCATCCCCGTCCCCTTCAACGACACCGAGACCGTGGAGGACGTGTTCGAGGCACACGGCGACGAGATCGCAGCAGTCCTGACCGAACCCATCCTGGGTAACATGGGCGTCGTGATGCCCGTCGACGGCTACCACGAGACGCTGCGTGATCTCTGTGACGAGCACGGGTCGCTTCTCATCTTCGACGAGGTCATCACGGGCTTTCGCGTCGGCGGCCTGGGCTGTGCCCAGAGCGAATTCGGCATCACGCCCGACCTGACGACGCTCGGCAAAATCGTCGGCGGCGGCTTCCCCGTCGGCGCCGTCGGCGGGCGGGCGGAGATCGTCGAGCAGTTCACCCCCGGCGGCGACGTGTTCCAGTCGGGCACCTTCTCGGGCCACCCCGTGACGATGGCGGCCGGCCTGGAGACACTCCGCTACGCCGCCGAGAACGACGTGTACGACCACGTGAACGAACTCGGCGAGCGGCTGCGCGCCGGCATCACGGACATCCTGGAGGAGCGCGCGCCGGAGTACACCGTCGTCGGCACCGGGAGCATCTTCAAGACCATCTTCACCCGCGACGGAACCGGCGGCGATGGGCGCTGTGAAGCCGGCTGCCGCCAGCGCGAGGACTGCCCGCAGTACGACGCCTGTCCCAAGACCGGCGCCGACGTGGCGGCCGCCGAAACCAACCGCTGGGAGCGGGTGTTCTGGCAGGAGATGAAAGACCAGGGCGTGTTCCTCACCGCCAACCAGTTCGAGGCGCAGTTCGTGAGCTACGCCCACACCGAAGACGACATCCAGCGGACGCTCGACGCGTATCAGGACGCACTATAG
- the hemC gene encoding hydroxymethylbilane synthase, with protein sequence MATRGSDLALRQTASVRDALSGRHRTIEVVEVSTEGDRIRDELIHRLGKTGAFVRALDEKVLDGDVDAAVHSMKDMPTESPDDLVVAGVPDRAPAGDVLVTPDGTDLDDLPAGAVVGTSSLRRGAQLRRERDDLQIEPLRGNVDTRLEKLLAPPLQREHQRRLDAEDEDEGEHPDAFDRTAAEWFDALNELERQALERDFETEYDGIVLAEAGIRRSGLFDAVETVRLPKQSFVPAPGQGAIAVTAKAGTDAVETIHNLVDDPVTRVETTVERTILAELGGGCIAPIGVHALVQGEYVQVTVQVLSLDGSEAIERSVDLPIADHADAAASIAADLREAGAADLIDRAREEADE encoded by the coding sequence CTGGCGACGCGCGGATCCGATCTCGCTTTGCGACAGACGGCGAGCGTCCGCGACGCGCTTTCGGGGCGGCACCGCACCATCGAGGTCGTCGAGGTGTCGACCGAGGGCGACCGGATCCGAGACGAACTCATCCATCGCCTCGGGAAGACCGGGGCCTTCGTCCGCGCACTCGACGAGAAGGTGCTCGACGGCGACGTCGACGCCGCGGTCCACTCGATGAAGGACATGCCCACGGAGTCGCCGGACGACCTCGTCGTCGCCGGCGTGCCCGACCGCGCGCCGGCGGGTGACGTGCTGGTGACGCCCGACGGGACCGACCTCGACGACCTCCCCGCGGGCGCCGTCGTCGGCACGTCCTCCCTCCGCCGCGGCGCGCAGTTGCGCCGCGAACGCGACGACCTGCAGATCGAACCGCTCCGCGGGAACGTCGACACGCGCCTGGAGAAACTGCTCGCGCCGCCCCTCCAGCGCGAACACCAGCGTCGACTGGACGCCGAAGACGAGGACGAGGGCGAGCATCCGGACGCCTTCGACCGGACGGCTGCGGAGTGGTTCGACGCGCTGAACGAACTGGAGCGCCAGGCGCTGGAGCGCGATTTCGAGACCGAATACGACGGCATCGTGCTGGCTGAGGCCGGCATCCGCCGGAGCGGCCTGTTCGACGCCGTCGAGACGGTGCGCCTCCCGAAGCAGTCGTTCGTACCCGCGCCGGGCCAGGGCGCCATCGCGGTGACGGCGAAGGCGGGCACCGACGCGGTGGAGACGATCCACAACCTCGTCGACGACCCCGTGACGCGCGTCGAGACGACGGTCGAGCGAACGATCCTCGCCGAACTCGGCGGTGGCTGTATCGCCCCCATCGGCGTCCACGCCCTCGTCCAGGGCGAGTACGTCCAGGTGACGGTACAGGTGCTGTCGCTCGACGGCTCGGAAGCGATCGAACGCAGCGTCGACCTGCCCATCGCCGACCACGCGGACGCCGCGGCGTCGATCGCGGCCGACCTCCGCGAGGCAGGCGCGGCCGACCTCATCGACCGCGCACGCGAGGAGGCCGACGAGTGA
- a CDS encoding uroporphyrinogen-III synthase: protein MSESASGDDRLRVAVFRPNDDRLAEARALLDELGVDPVSDPMLAVEPTDATPRGADYVVFTSKTGAELVAAAGWTPGAATVVAIGPKTAAALEAAGYAVDLLPDDYSSSGLVDLLADRAAGASVEVARSDHGSAVLLDGLREAGADVRETVLYRLVRPEGAGNSTTLAAEGRLDAACFTSSLTVEHFRDAAAERGVREAAIAGLNDAVVGVIGEPTRETAESHGITVDVVPAEATFEALARETVARLRTVDDASR, encoded by the coding sequence GTGAGCGAGTCCGCGTCGGGCGATGACCGCCTCCGCGTCGCCGTCTTCCGCCCGAACGACGACCGACTGGCCGAGGCGCGGGCGCTCCTCGACGAACTCGGCGTCGATCCCGTCTCCGATCCGATGCTCGCCGTCGAGCCGACGGACGCGACGCCGCGCGGCGCCGACTACGTCGTGTTCACGAGCAAGACGGGCGCGGAACTCGTCGCGGCAGCAGGCTGGACCCCCGGCGCGGCGACGGTGGTCGCCATCGGCCCCAAGACCGCCGCGGCGCTCGAAGCCGCGGGCTACGCCGTGGATCTGCTCCCCGACGACTACTCCTCGTCGGGGCTGGTCGACCTGCTCGCCGACCGCGCGGCCGGCGCGAGCGTCGAGGTGGCGCGCAGCGACCACGGGAGCGCCGTCCTCCTCGACGGCCTGCGCGAGGCAGGGGCCGACGTACGCGAGACGGTGCTCTATCGACTGGTCCGTCCCGAGGGTGCGGGGAACTCGACCACTCTCGCTGCCGAGGGGCGCCTCGACGCCGCCTGTTTCACGTCGTCGCTGACGGTCGAACACTTCCGTGACGCCGCGGCGGAGCGGGGCGTCCGTGAAGCCGCCATCGCCGGCCTGAACGACGCCGTCGTGGGCGTGATCGGTGAGCCGACCCGCGAAACGGCCGAGAGCCACGGAATCACCGTGGACGTAGTCCCCGCGGAGGCGACGTTCGAGGCGCTGGCCCGGGAGACAGTGGCTCGACTACGGACCGTCGACGACGCCAGCCGATGA
- a CDS encoding DHHA1 domain-containing protein has protein sequence MGPVPELAERATACADRLRQADTVLLASHIDADGLTSAAIATTALERAGIPVETIFEKQLDEAAVARIAETDHETALFTDFGSGQLDIITEYADAFTPVVVDHHQPADAETAYHCNPLLVGLDGASELSGAGAAYTLARALEPEGGDNRDLAALAVVGAVGDMQGGVDGLTGANEGIVEEGQAAGVLTEGTDLAMYGRQTRPLPKLLEYASDVRIPGITGNEAGAIGFLAELDADLRADGEWKRWVDLTDSERQTVASALLKRAVASGVSADQVDSLIGTTYTLVDEPVGSELRDVSEFSTLLNATARYDRADVGLAVCLGERDEPLDQARTLLRNHRKNLSEGIELVTSEGVTVEEHVQWFDAGTRIRETIVGIVAGMALGSSGVRRDRPIIAFAAVEDADDRDGDDDESELKVSARSPHSLVRQGLDLSAVMREAAQSVGGDGGGHDVAAGATIPAAERDAFVAAVDELVADQLG, from the coding sequence ATGGGTCCCGTTCCCGAACTCGCGGAGCGCGCGACGGCGTGTGCGGACCGCCTGCGCCAGGCCGACACCGTCCTCCTGGCGTCGCACATCGACGCCGACGGCTTGACGAGCGCCGCCATCGCCACGACGGCGCTCGAACGCGCCGGGATCCCCGTCGAGACCATCTTCGAGAAACAACTCGACGAGGCCGCAGTCGCGCGCATCGCTGAGACGGACCACGAGACGGCGCTGTTCACCGACTTCGGGAGCGGGCAACTCGACATCATCACCGAGTACGCCGACGCCTTCACGCCCGTCGTCGTCGACCACCACCAGCCCGCGGACGCCGAGACCGCGTACCACTGCAACCCCCTGCTCGTCGGCCTCGACGGCGCGAGCGAACTCTCCGGGGCGGGGGCGGCGTACACGCTCGCCCGGGCACTGGAACCCGAGGGAGGCGACAACCGCGACCTGGCGGCGCTGGCGGTCGTCGGCGCCGTCGGCGACATGCAGGGCGGCGTGGACGGCCTCACCGGCGCGAACGAGGGAATCGTCGAGGAAGGACAGGCGGCCGGCGTCCTGACCGAGGGGACCGACCTCGCGATGTACGGCCGGCAGACTCGCCCGCTCCCGAAACTGCTGGAGTACGCGAGCGACGTGCGCATCCCCGGCATCACGGGAAACGAGGCCGGAGCGATCGGCTTTCTCGCGGAGCTGGACGCCGACCTGCGCGCCGACGGCGAGTGGAAGCGGTGGGTCGACCTCACCGATTCCGAGCGCCAGACCGTCGCGAGCGCACTGCTCAAGCGCGCCGTCGCGAGCGGCGTCTCCGCCGACCAGGTGGACAGCCTGATCGGGACGACGTACACCCTCGTCGACGAACCCGTCGGCAGCGAACTGCGCGACGTGAGCGAGTTCTCCACCCTGCTGAACGCGACGGCGCGGTACGACCGCGCCGACGTCGGCCTCGCGGTGTGCCTTGGCGAGCGGGACGAACCCCTCGATCAGGCCCGGACGCTCCTCCGCAACCATCGCAAGAACCTCTCGGAGGGGATCGAACTGGTGACCTCGGAGGGCGTCACGGTCGAGGAGCACGTGCAGTGGTTCGACGCCGGCACCCGGATCCGGGAGACCATCGTCGGCATCGTCGCCGGGATGGCGCTGGGGTCGTCGGGCGTTCGTCGCGACCGGCCGATCATCGCGTTCGCGGCCGTCGAGGATGCGGACGACAGGGATGGGGACGACGACGAGAGCGAGCTGAAGGTGTCGGCCCGGAGTCCACACAGCCTGGTCCGGCAGGGTCTCGACCTCTCGGCCGTGATGCGGGAGGCGGCGCAGTCGGTCGGTGGCGACGGCGGCGGGCACGACGTGGCCGCGGGGGCGACGATTCCCGCGGCCGAACGGGACGCGTTCGTCGCGGCGGTCGACGAGCTGGTCGCGGACCAACTCGGGTGA
- the cysK gene encoding cysteine synthase A: MSELSTAEREERRVAGSIEELIGDTPLLRLDGFAPNLLAKVEAANPYSVKDRIAREMLDAAEAAGDLPPGGTVVEATSGNTGIGLAAVSATRGYDCVLTMPESMSEERRTMLAALGADLELTPASEGMTGANRRAEELAAADDAVLASQFENDANPRAHRRTTGPEIWRDTGGDVDAVVAGVGTGGTITGVAAYFEAEGRSVRTVAVEPDASPTISAQSSDGHDIQGIGPGFVPDVLRTELLDEVRAVTAEDARETARRLGREAGLLVGISSGAALAAAEAYATANPDGTTVVVLPDTGERYLSTDLFTAEA, from the coding sequence ATGAGCGAACTCTCCACGGCCGAACGGGAGGAGCGACGCGTCGCCGGCTCGATCGAGGAGCTGATCGGCGACACGCCGTTGCTCCGCCTCGACGGCTTCGCCCCGAACCTCCTCGCGAAGGTGGAGGCGGCCAACCCCTACTCGGTCAAGGATCGGATCGCGCGGGAGATGCTCGACGCCGCCGAGGCGGCGGGCGACCTGCCGCCGGGCGGGACCGTCGTGGAGGCGACGAGCGGGAACACGGGCATCGGCCTCGCGGCGGTGTCGGCGACGCGGGGTTACGACTGCGTGCTGACGATGCCCGAGTCGATGTCCGAGGAGCGGCGGACGATGCTCGCCGCTCTCGGTGCGGACCTGGAGTTGACCCCGGCGTCGGAGGGGATGACGGGGGCGAACCGCCGGGCCGAGGAGTTGGCGGCGGCCGACGACGCCGTCCTGGCGAGCCAGTTCGAGAACGACGCCAACCCGCGGGCCCACCGGCGGACGACCGGGCCGGAAATCTGGCGCGACACCGGCGGCGACGTGGACGCCGTCGTCGCGGGCGTGGGCACGGGCGGAACGATCACCGGTGTTGCGGCGTATTTCGAGGCGGAGGGACGGTCCGTCCGGACCGTCGCCGTCGAACCCGACGCCTCGCCGACCATCTCGGCGCAGTCCAGCGACGGCCACGACATCCAGGGTATCGGCCCCGGCTTCGTCCCCGACGTGTTGCGCACGGAGTTGCTCGACGAGGTGCGGGCGGTGACGGCCGAAGACGCGCGGGAAACAGCCCGGCGTCTCGGGCGCGAGGCCGGGTTGCTCGTCGGCATCTCCTCCGGGGCGGCGCTTGCCGCGGCCGAAGCGTACGCCACGGCCAACCCCGACGGGACGACGGTGGTCGTCCTCCCGGACACGGGCGAGCGGTATCTGTCCACGGACCTGTTCACGGCCGAGGCGTGA
- a CDS encoding DUF5783 family protein, protein MTDFDPEKFEDKYANYFTELQRAYKNAFETMNDRFDSELVHAIDQQVLNESEPFYEDGEFRIELPENPTDRVTAVVVADEKVEATLERYVEEIEAELRNVFGLEDRDEPKA, encoded by the coding sequence ATGACCGACTTCGACCCCGAGAAGTTCGAGGACAAGTACGCCAACTACTTCACCGAACTCCAGCGGGCGTACAAGAACGCCTTCGAGACGATGAACGACCGGTTCGACTCGGAACTCGTCCACGCCATCGACCAGCAGGTGCTCAACGAGTCCGAACCGTTCTACGAGGACGGCGAGTTCCGAATCGAACTGCCCGAGAACCCGACGGATCGAGTGACCGCCGTCGTCGTCGCCGATGAGAAGGTAGAGGCGACGCTGGAGCGGTACGTCGAGGAAATCGAGGCGGAGCTGCGGAACGTGTTCGGCCTCGAGGACCGAGACGAACCAAAGGCCTAA
- a CDS encoding NifU family protein, protein MSTDAQETDDDDLRERITNFLRRNFPQIQMHGGSAAIQNIDQETGEVSIQLGGACSGCGISPMTIQAIKSRMVKEIPEITKVHADTGMEGMGGEGAQEGMEPSFPGETTDESEGRDEGPQAPF, encoded by the coding sequence ATGAGTACAGACGCCCAGGAGACGGACGACGACGACCTGCGCGAGCGCATCACGAACTTCCTGCGCCGGAACTTCCCGCAGATTCAGATGCACGGCGGGAGCGCAGCGATCCAGAACATCGACCAGGAGACGGGCGAGGTCAGCATCCAGCTCGGCGGCGCCTGTTCCGGCTGTGGCATCTCTCCGATGACGATCCAGGCGATCAAAAGCCGGATGGTCAAGGAGATCCCCGAGATCACGAAAGTCCACGCCGACACCGGCATGGAAGGCATGGGCGGCGAGGGTGCCCAGGAGGGCATGGAGCCGTCGTTCCCCGGCGAGACGACCGACGAATCCGAGGGTCGAGACGAAGGACCGCAGGCGCCGTTCTAA